From Punica granatum isolate Tunisia-2019 chromosome 1, ASM765513v2, whole genome shotgun sequence:
CTCATCACACGGTAGGCGAACGGTGGAAGAGAATATCCCATGGGAAAGGCTGAGAGCACCGTCTGTCCATACTCTGCCAACCGAGCTTCATGTCTCGGACTGTCTTAGCAGTTTAAGACCGAACGATCACATCGAGATccaatggagaaaatccacaGAGTTTCCATATGGTACGTAACTAAAATATATCCTACTGAGAGACCATAACTTGCGAAGCCAATGCACTGGCATTATCAAAACTCATCTCTAATACCATCTAAAACCTCGGAATGCATAGCTTGTTATAGCATTGGAAACAGGAAATCCTAGCTATGCATAAATCGATGAATTGAGGGTGATGTTGTTTCTGTATATGATTATGCAGGTTGGTGGTACGGTGTCGTGGGGCATCTCGAAACGTGCAACAGGAATGAGAATTACTGCGATTGTCAACTGAGTGGTGAGATACTTCTCTTAGTTTAAACTCGCATATACCAAGTGACTCCGTATGCTTCTTAATCTAAGAAAGGTCTGTGGAGTACGTCAACAGATACAGTGATATTGGAATTCAACCAGTACCCCCAGGAATCGAGGTGGAGGCGAACAGTGATAAACAGGAAAGGCCATCGCGAAGAAGGCAATGAAGTTAATGGATTTTACGGGGGAGTGAGGAAGCTCTACAGACATACAGAGATCTCCACCTGGAAGAGCCTCTGGCCTGCTCGAACCTCACAGTAGAGCCAGAACAAGCATAAAGCAATACTGAATTAACTGACTCATCTGTTAATGAATCCCTTCCTTTTCCGGACCCTCAGCCGCATAGTGCAGCCGGTTGTTGTAAGTTTCATCATCACAGAAAGGATTAAATACGATCTAGATTAGgccttttttcccccctccCTCTAGTACCGCAGGAGCCTTTATGGAAActagtatgtatatacatgaaATTACCACGAGACGGAGTTAGTAATTTGGCATTGCTGCAGATTGGAATTTGGATTCAGCTCCGAAAATCAGTTGAGGATGAGAGATCTCCAGTTGGCTTACGAGATGGGACTTACTTTCCCTCGAGCCTGCTACATTTCGGTGCGTAAAGTTCTGACTTAATGGTCTATAATGAAGTTTGGTCTTGACTAGAACCTTTGCTATCTGAATGCCCCGACGAGTTGAGCAGCATTCCTCAAGTCTGCATCAGCTCCGATTGAGTAGCTTCCCGTTGTGAAACCGAAACTTTCAAAACGAGTCTGCTGTCATAATATCAAAGACGATTCACTTGGTAAATGAGGCCTGGAGATTCAATCAATCGCTGATATCACGTGAAATTTCAGAAGAACACGAGACAAAACTGGAAATTTGAAGCTCGTTACATAAGACAAGACTGAGAGTGAGCAGATGGCTTAATGAATCCATCCATCTTGTAAAGCGGTCAGTCCCTACCAAATTACGGGCCTTATGGACCGGGCTGATTCTGATATTCGGCCCTGGACCTGTTAATACAAGGGAATTAGAAACTTACATATCATTCGAAAGAGAACGTAACTTAGCAACACATGCTATTATCGCACacttttattagctattataatttatattacaatTTATTAGCCACATAGTCTACTTGTAATAatagtaaaaaagaaaactcaaACATTCAAAGAATATAATCGGATGCTAAGAAGTTGTATTGAACCGAACATGTAATATTCTCGACAATGACAACCTGAAAGTTGAGATTTTTTCCGCACGATAGATTCAATTGATCTagagaatttgaagagaaTCGAGTGAGCACGCATGGACGACCCGACTAATAAAAGGGTTTACTCTATTAACAAGAGAATTGTTGGGAGCAAAGCTTACTTAAATTAACAAATAATTCTAATATTATCGATTAGATGAGCTTCAAACTAAGCACATGCTTCCATTTTTCTCAAAaactataaataataattccttatatatattattattattaaataaataaaagaagaaaattgacaaaaataagaaatggcgcaaacataatttaatttaatttattttatgataattattatttgcaGAAATTCTTATGAACAAGAAAAATACAGtttgagagagagggaggggagAAGAAAGGACTTTCTGGAGAAAAAGCAACCAaacagaggagagagagagagagagagagagagagagagagagagtattgGGTTAGctgagggaggaggaggaagaggagagagcGTCGAAGGCAGCGAGACTCTTGTTGTTGCGTCCGCTCCGGAGAAGATGAACGGCGGCCCATCTGGTTTCAGTACGTATTGATGGCTATGTCTCTCTCCGATGAGCTCAGCTTTGTGTTCGATTTCTCAGATTCTTGCTCGGTTTTCTTCGTTTTCAATCACTTCATTTGATGCTCGCAGACAATGCGCCGGTCACGAGAGCATTCGTTGTTGCCTCTGCCATCTTCACCGTCTTCCTCGGGATCCAGGGCCGTTCTGCGAGACTCGGTTTATCCTATCAGGTACATGCGGTTCCCTACCCCGCTAATTTTGGTCAATTCGCATTTCCCACGCATTGGGTTTTACCCGGATTTCTATTTTGCTGCTTGGAGTTGTGGCCATCTTGGTCTGATCAGTGAAGGACAGTGAATCAAGTTCTTGGCAATTCTATTTTAGGTGGATTGAGAAATTGGAATTAGGGATTTGGTGCTGACTGGTAGTAGAGATTGGTTTCTTACAGTTTTGCTCGTGGACTTGCAATATTTTGATGGGATTGAGCTGTTGGATCTCCTGTTATGTCTTTCATGCCAATTGGAAGAAGCACTCTAGGGACTGGAATTCAAGCCTTGAGATGTgatcagatttttttttttccttatcacTGTATTCAAGATTTTATACTCTCGAGATAGTGAGAATTCTGGCCAAGTAACTGTCTTTGACTTGCAATTGCATTTGGGATATCTTGGCTTTCAATCCATCCTTTGAGACGTTCATGAGGAGTAAATATCTATCATTGTAAAGTAGATTGCAACTGATAGGGTTGTCATTTCATTCTTATGGGAGTTCAAATTCTACCTAATTCTGGCTTCTTGCACAGCAGAGATTCACAGAAGTACTCTCCTTAATAAGTTCCTCTCAGTTCCACGCACTTCTGGGTGTTGATCAATATGTAGCATATATCGCGTAGCATTTTCTCCCTGGATTTATTCTCTAGAATGGCTCAAGAGGTATTTTGTCCTATTCCCTTTGGTTGTGCTGCAGGATATCTTCCAGAAGTTTCACCTGTGGAGGTTACTGGCTTCAGTATTAGCATTTTCATCAACACCAGAGTTGATCTTCGGACTGTATCTGCTCTATTACTTCAGGGTCTTTGAGAGACAGATAGGTTCCAACAAATACTCGGTGAGCGAGTTTGTTTAACTTAATTGCAGATGAGAAATATGAATAGTTTAGAATGCGGCTGGACTAACAAATTAATGTTCGGCATACTGGTAATTTATATGTGACTGCATCAATTGCAATTTCACTTTACTTGGATGGGTACTCCTTGTATTTCAACTTGTGATAGGCTTGGTGGACAGTCCAGCTACTTGAAAATGGTATAGCTAGTTTTGTtgggaaagtaatctagatcTACTTAAGCCTAATTATGGTCGACTTAAGTCATCACCTCTGTATGTCCGCTGTCAACAAAAAATTAAGCAGTTATGTGAATACATCTATTTATGAAAGGGCTGTTTTTGTTTGCTATGAAGATAATTATATGTGTTTTTGTAATTCATAAACTATCAGTTTTTATTCTTTCCATTGATCATGCAGGTCTTCATCTTGTTCTCCATGCTATCCTCAATTTTCATGGAaatcattgccttagcattgcTCAAAGGTTTTTCCTCTATTACTAAGTTTATGTTTGTGCAACAGacttttatttagatttgAACTGCCAGTGAGGATCTTTATCTTTCGAATATTTCTTCAAATATTGCAGCCTCATTCATGAATCTTGATGGACATATTCATATCTTTTGAGCAGATCCCTCTGCAAAACTCACGTCTGGGCCTTATGGTCTCATCTTTGCCTCATTTATACCCTTTTACTTCGACATTCCAGTATCAACACGGTTTCGAGTATTTGGTGTTCGATTTACGGATAAATCGTTCATCTATCTAGCTGGTTTACAGGTAAACCTTTTACCATCATTCTATTCTCTGTTCAGGACTGATTTATTTGCTTATAAGCACAAACATGTCTCATATGTCTTGCAGCTTCTGCTGTCTTCCTGGAGAAGGTCCATCATACCAGGGATTTGCGGTATCTTAGCCGGTGCTTTGTACCGTCTGAATGTCTTTTATATCCGCAAGGCTAAGGTTGGCTTTTAATTCTTCTGGCTTCAATTTAGCTTCAAATGTTTGGCGAAAGAATGGTAAATGCATGATCAAATATACAGCCGACTTGAGAAGAGGTAGTTGTATCTTATAATAAACAGAGACGCCCTTATATCCTTCTACTTGAGCGTTTAATTATGTTTGCTCAGTGGGAATTGTTTGGtcgattattttttaaaagaaaaaaggatcaTCTTAGATTTGTTTCTTTCGTATCAAACCTGATGAGCCGCTCTGCTCTAGCATCAAAATGGCCATTTTTCTGTCTCATTTTGACTGAAATATACTTTTTGGCCGTATTAGATCACTAACTGTGGCTGCCGATGGTCAAAAGGGTATGGATGGTCCTAGAAAAGGTTATGGATGGTCTTTCTGCAGATTCTAATGATTCTAAATATGGTTTTCTGGTTATCAGAAGATAAAGGATTAGATTTCCGAGCTAGATCTCTCTGCCATCATTGGAATCTCTTGCTCGATTTTGTTTGCACGTGAAACCAAGTAGTGATTTATGggtgcaaaatattttgaaacttGACTTTTTCAGAAAAGTTGACGGCCATCTCTTTCAAGGACTAACATCAATCAAAATGTCCCCTTGTTTCAGATTTGCgttcttttgaaatttctgTCAAGACCACCAATTTCATTGCTATATGTCTTTGTTGCTGCTGAAGGCCTATATATTTAATGGTTTGCttgtgttttatttttctttcatccaACATTACAGATTCCAGAATTCATCGCATCATTCTTTGCCCGGCTTTCATGGCCATCAACGGGTCCGCCTTCTGCACCATCTAGAAATGTCTTGGGAAGTATGCCAACTTATGGTGGTCGCCCAGTAGAGGCAAGTCAAGTGGATCTAGCTATCCCTTCTTTTCGATGATCAATTCTGTTGCCAACAGAACAATTAATattgtctctttttttttttttattaattctttttggGCAGAGACACTATCCTTCATCAGCTGCTTCCACCATCGAGCCACCAGAGGGATCCATTGCAACGCTTGTGTCAATGGGCTTTGACAGGAACTCAGCAAGGCAAGCTCTCGTGCAGGCTCGGAACGACGTCAATGTCGCGACAAACATTCTTCTTGAGGCCCAATCCCACTAGTCTTGTCGGAGAAATCGCCTCTCACGGTGGAAATAGCAATTCTGTTGGACTCAGTGACAGCACTTTATCCGTTAACCATTTAGCAGCAGGCAATTACGTTCGTTTTAAGTGAATTGATCGATCGATCACCTAACAGGAGCCTGTCGACAAGGTCCTAGCGCGAATGTTCTTGAGCATTTTCATTTTGCCTTTGCTTTTTATGGTAGTTTCCTCCCCATACTTTGTGGCATTTATGGTCCCCTTAGTAGGAGGGGGTGAGACGGATGTGTACAGTATCGTTTAGTCTGAAGAATTGGAAGATTTTGCCTTGCGAACATTATTGACTGGTAAGATACTAGAAATCATTTTCAGTCGAACCTCTATATTGCATTCTCGTTTGCAATTTCATGTTTATGCTCCAGTAAGAGTCTAGACCATAAAGAAGATAAAATACCACAGTTTGCAACTCATTGGCAACGCTGTTCCAAGTCCTATTTGTTCTAATCTCTTTTATCGTATTCCTTCGGTACAAGATCAGTCGCATGTGACAGTTGGCATCTGTATGAGTGTGTCAGAAATCATTGGGAGAACATGTCTGCGACTCATGATTCAACTGTGTGTGGTATGTATTGATATCTTTGAGCCCAATCTCCAAACGACTACACATATTTGAAGCGCACGAACCAAAAAAGGGAAGGAAAAGCAGGgaaaaagaagacaaaaaaaaaaatcagcttTCTTCTGCATTGCCCAAGATCTCAGGATTATATGACGGGATCGGTTATTCACAAAATGGATCTGCCAGCAAAGGGCTGCTCCAGATAAGAGGCCCTTCAACTTCCCGTGACATTATAGATTAGATGCTGCTGATATCAATTCGGCTTTTATGGAGCTGAAAAGCTGGAGTGATCCAGCTCCCGCAGCTACACTGTATGCCTGACCAGTTGAAGTAGCCGAGACGGGCATCACAGTGTGCACATGATAGCTTGCCCTCCATTGCACCTTCTTCGACTACAGGCAAAACATCAGGAGAGTTGAGTATATGCGAGTTCGAGTTTAAAGAATATGGTGATTGTTCCAATGCATCTCTATGGAGCAAGATATTATGTTTGCTTCGATAACCATCTTCAGACGAGACCTCTCTGACAAACGACACACTGCATTAATGGTTCATACCTATACGACATATGATTCTCTAGTGTAAACATTCCAGCAAACTCCTATCTCACAAAATTTAGTAATTCGAGTGAATTCACGATTGGCTTAGTTTCAATTCTTCTTCATACGACCAGAAGGCATGCCATAAGGGCGGAACCAAAAGGAGGCAAGTGAATGTTTATCGTATGACAGGTTTATCAAAGTAGAGAATGAGATGATCGCATATGCATTCACCTGATTTCATCCAGCGGAGAGGCTCCACAAAGACAGATGAGCATTCGTACTCGTCATCTCTGTTGAATGGGTTGCCACTTCTACGCTTGTGCCATTCAAAGGATGATTCGCCCTCTCCTGGAACATGGCCAACAACATTTGCCTGTGATGCAACAATTCTCCGGCACTTCTTGCAACGGTACACTAACATATGATCTGTTTGTCCATTTTGCAAAGTTTTGACTTCAGAAGACAGTTCTGTGGGAAGTCCAGGATCTGGTGCCAATTTAGAACTGTCTATTTTCTCCCCACGGTTGTACCAATCACCTACAATTAGCCAGAAACTTTTTCAagacttaattaattacttgaaCTATGTGGTCTCTTCAATGTCATACTACAAGCAAGATGGGAGAACTGAATAACAATAGAATATTGCGAGAGAGAATTGCAAATAATACATTAAGGCTTATGCTCTCCTATCTCATATACTATAAAATCAACTAAAAATTGGATCAGGAAATTTACCGAGCACTTTAAGCCGAAAACGCTTGTAAACATTACTGTCACGATCAACTTTGAAACCCATCTCCTCAAACATTTTCAGCTGTGATGGAATGTGGAAGTACAAAACTATATTCATGAGCCAATTAGAGAAGACAAATAACACAAACTTTTATCAATCCAGTCTTATAATTGTTGAATCATCCTAACTCACCTGCTCTAGAAAACCATCATTTGGGCAAACAAATTCACAGCATTGCTTCAGGGACTCAAGGGCATCTGTAGGCGAAGAGAAAAGGAACCATAACATTTACAAAGCGATGAAACAAAGTCCAAGTTCACGATGTCCTCCCAGAAATAAACATTTCTTCACAAATCCTCAAAACCACAGGAATGAACCAATTCTACATGTACATTGCTCCGATAGAAAATAGACATCTTCATACCTTCCTGAGATAGATGTTCCGATCTCATCAGATAGGCTGTAATGATAGCTGCACTGCAACGAACACATGCAAAGAAGGCATAAACCCCAATGGACCAGATTGAGGAACGAGCATTAAGTGAATTCCTAGTGGAAAATTTCTGTTGTATAAAGCTTATAAgggaaaatttgatttttttagaaaatattaagTTTCTACTTTCTCGAGTCAAAGGGAAAAGGtataaattcatttaaaacgaattttttgaaaatttcaagtTTCTACTTTCTCGAgttaaagggaaaaaatattaaattcttttaaaacAAAGAATTAGAAGAAAATGATTTCTTATAATGTAGAAAATACCGACACAGGTGGCTTTCAGGCaaaaagccaaagaagatAGCATGGTATCAAATTTATTCCTCGAGGGTcccaaatgaaaagaaaaggaccaCTGGAGAATAATTTCAATCTCTATGATTGAGACATTTTAACCTCTCTGCATCATGTGAGCTGATAGTAAAAAGGTGTAGTTGCATTGTCAGCAAGAAAATGGTTTAAAGGATGcacattttttaattataaagaaaatcaaattctcGAAATGCCAGAAGAATTTGTCCATGAGATTACCACTAATATCTTGCTGATCTAGTCAGGATTAAAACCATGAATTTCCAGAACTTAAACGCTCCACAATCAAAAGTTCCACAGTTACCAATTCAGCATATTACAGTTCAGAGGTGGATAGCAAACAGTTTAATTTTgtccaatctcttataaaatTGTGGATCAGACAGATAGACTTAAAAAAGGACATGCCAATATTTTTAGTTTCTAGCCTTAATCTAGAACTTTACACCTTTAAATGAAAGTAGATCCATGCACACATAATTGGAATGGAGACATAATCAAGCTCATAATTTGTACTCCCAAAATGCATCATTTCACAACCTACCAATCAAAACCTGTGCATGTAGTAATAAATGGAAAGATGTAATACCTTCGAGAAACGCCAGCAAAGCAATGTACCAAAACAGAACCCTCCTTCCGACTCTTTTCGATGAAGTCCAAGCATGGCTCCAAATAATCAAGTAGATCCTCACTCTCCATATCCCTAATTGGAACTGCCATTCTCACGAGTTTCAAATCCTTTCCCGCATACTCTAACAAATACAAGAGCTTTTCAGCCGACAAGCAACTCTTGGACACATCGATCAATGTTAGACCGACATCTTCAGAATCTGCAGTACTGCCTGACCCTCCAGCGAAAACTTTCTTAATTTCCTTTGTGGGGATAATTAGACTGCTGCGCCAGTCAGAGAAAAATGATATCGAGGCAGAGCTGAGAACTGAGAGAATGTGGGTAACCTCATCGCTACCGTTTTGGAGAACCTCTGCTGCATCGCCAATGTTTCCAATGAAAAGATTCTCTCGGACAAGGTGCATCACAGCAGAACGAGCCGCAGCAGCAACTGCAAGGATACAAAAACGAGATTTTGAACTCATAGATGCTTATCTCTGAGGCAGAAATGAAATCTAAACAGAGAACATTAGCCGTTTATCGCAAAGCCCATCTGTCATGATAAAAGACACAAGGAAAACATCAAAAGTCGCCAACTAAAACATATTCATCAGTTGAAGCATGAAAGTGTCGATAACTAAAACACATTCCTCGGACGAAGCTTCAGGAAGAATCCTCTTCGAACTGTAACATCAATATCATCATAgaatcacacacacacacacacacatacacagACAGACAGAGAAACTCGAAAATTTCCAGCTAAACAGAAAGCGTTTTACGATCAATTGAACATCTAATGCATGCAATGAAATGactaaagaaaaattgaaaaagctCTACAAACATAATAGATTTCATCCTCTTGTCAGGGCTTGCAGTGAGCTCCGAAAAATGGATATACATCCCCGGAAATGGAAATAACGTCAGACTACAGACCTATCACAGGATCAGCGACCGGAATCGATTAGAAACTCCGATCTTTTTCCGTCGTACAGTTGCTCGGAGATGAATGAGAAGAGTAAGAcctgaagaaaaagaagaagaagaagaagaagaaggaagaagaatcGGAATCGGAATATTCCGGCGGGGGGAGCTCTCCTCGCTTTTCTCTCTTGTACGTCGTCGGTCAAGTGGGGGGTGTCGATCCTTTATAATGGCATCGCACGTGCGGaactccatttttttttgaggGGTGGGGTTTGGAAGTTGTGAAATTGTACGTGCGATGCTCATTTTATTCGTCTTTTTTTGGGCTTTCCACGTGGCAGGCGCTTTTTGCGTAGGATAGTAGGTCCCACTCTGGGGCTTTCGGTCTCAGGTTGGACTATGTCCTGACCTGGACAAATCTCGACCGTCCcctatttaattattaactCAGATTAGATgccttcttttgtttttgtttttgtttttaattattaaagacGATAGTGCCGATAATAGTTTATTTAATCGGAACTTGTTAATGGATAAAATTTTTGATTGTTAATGAGagatttatattttgatgGATTAATCCGACTCAAATTGATTTAGTCAGAGCATGTTAAATTTTTAGGATACACATCTATAAAAAAGCAACAATCAATACATATGCATTAGTCTCTTTtgagatttttaatttttataattatgccATCGCTATATAAGAtggaaaaaaagtatatattgtAGTTTGTAGGGcatatttccttttctataAAATACAACCTCGCACgttgaaaatgaaatttaaattgacAATATTGCCGGTCCAAATTGTACATACAATCTTTTCATGCCTGGAAGGTTCCTTATTCGATCCCTTTGAAGACATATCGCAATATAAACGATGCTAATCACAGTTCAAAAGATCGAGTTAAATCATAGAAAATAGACGCATATGCTTAGAATCTTGCATATGCTTAGAATCTTACTATGACAACGGAGGAGATGTGTATAATATGTTGTGATTTCTCATTATATGCTTGGTGAGACGACGAATGAGGAATCATTTACTGTAAAAAACCACTAGACTATGCACGTGCCATATGAGTATTCACATCAATCGCCAAATTCCCGCCGAGCCACCCAGTGCCCACTAGCCATGTGGCACACAATGTCGATCGAATTAGCATTTGAATCCCACCTTTTCTTCACCTCCCATCCTCAGTGTCACTAGCCATCAACCGAcactaatttaaaattacattAAGGGGAAAATATTACGGATGGTTATTTTACGAGTGAAATATCATGAGATGACAATATCTGTTATGTAAGTTTGTATAAGATTTTATTTGCCATCAAAACATATGAGATGTGATATGTAATTTTACACGATTTTTCGTAAGTGCAAAGATTTAGAAATCGAACTAAGCTTAGATGTCTATTTCAAAAGATGCATCCAAATTTGCCGCAGATGTGCCCACAAATGGAGAATCT
This genomic window contains:
- the LOC116194868 gene encoding dual specificity protein phosphatase 12-like → MHLVRENLFIGNIGDAAEVLQNGSDEVTHILSVLSSASISFFSDWRSSLIIPTKEIKKVFAGGSGSTADSEDVGLTLIDVSKSCLSAEKLLYLLEYAGKDLKLVRMAVPIRDMESEDLLDYLEPCLDFIEKSRKEGSVLVHCFAGVSRSAAIITAYLMRSEHLSQEDALESLKQCCEFVCPNDGFLEQLKMFEEMGFKVDRDSNVYKRFRLKVLGDWYNRGEKIDSSKLAPDPGLPTELSSEVKTLQNGQTDHMLVYRCKKCRRIVASQANVVGHVPGEGESSFEWHKRRSGNPFNRDDEYECSSVFVEPLRWMKSVEEGAMEGKLSCAHCDARLGYFNWSGIQCSCGSWITPAFQLHKSRIDISSI
- the LOC116194878 gene encoding rhomboid-like protein 20, with product MNGGPSGFNNAPVTRAFVVASAIFTVFLGIQGRSARLGLSYQDIFQKFHLWRLLASVLAFSSTPELIFGLYLLYYFRVFERQIGSNKYSVFILFSMLSSIFMEIIALALLKDPSAKLTSGPYGLIFASFIPFYFDIPVSTRFRVFGVRFTDKSFIYLAGLQLLLSSWRRSIIPGICGILAGALYRLNVFYIRKAKIPEFIASFFARLSWPSTGPPSAPSRNVLGSMPTYGGRPVERHYPSSAASTIEPPEGSIATLVSMGFDRNSARQALVQARNDVNVATNILLEAQSH